In the genome of Massilibacterium senegalense, the window GAGTACTAAAACATTGTCGCTAAACACAACAATGTCATTATTGTCTCATTCATACCTAAAATAACAGAGTACTAAAACATAGTAAAACCATACATAAAGTGTGCTTCGGTCTCATTCATACCTAAAATAACAGAGTACTAAAACATCTAATTCCACGATGTACAATACAACCTTGTCTCATTCATACCTAAAATAACAGAGTACTAAAACCTGTACAATCTACAAGAACAGAGAAAAGATGTCTCATTCATACCTAAAATAACAGAGTACTAAAACTATTTTATAAAAAGGAGACGGGTAAATGGAGTCTCATTCATACCTAAAATAACAGAGTACTAAAACATGTTGTCGGGATGTAATTTGTTAGAGTATGTCTCATTCATACCTAAAATAACAGAGTACTAAAACGCAATTGGAAATGATGCAGGAGATTATGAAGTCTCATTCATACCTAAAATAACAGAGTACTAAAACACTAAGGTGTAATCTAATTACCTTAGCCCTGTCTCATTCATACCTAAAATAACAGAGTACTAAAACAGGATAATCACTCATTCCCGTACCCTTATCGTCTCATTCATACCTAAAATAACAGAGTACTAAAACCTACGGTACGGCTGGCGGATGGCACGGGCCGTCTCATTCATACCTAAAATAACAGAGTACTAAAACTACTGAGGAGGCTGTCCAACAAGCATATCTGTCTCATTCATACCTAAAATAACAGAGTACTAAAACACAAACAAAGAGGTTAATAGCAAGCGAGCGGTCTCATTCATACCTAAAATAACAGAGTACTAAAACCCAATTCGTAAGCACACTCATCACAATAAAGTCTCATTCATACCTAAAATAACAGAGTACTAAAACTTTCCATACCTCGGAATCCATACTGCATCAGTCTCATTCATACCTAAAATAACAGAGTACTAAAACATCCACCAATGGCGTTCCGGTAGATTACTTGGTCTCATTCATACCTAAAATAACAGAGTACTAAAACGAGCGATTTGCTTATCAATAAGTCCATCACGTCTCATTCATACCTAAAATAACAGAGTACTAAAACGTGGTGAAAGCGTGTAGAACGTTTAAGGCGGTCTCATTCATACCTAAAATAACAGAGTACTAAAACGGGCTTACGAAACAGAAGGAACTCCACCGGGTCTCATTCATACCTAAAATAACAGAGTACTAAAACCTCTAATGAAAAAATTTAAATATTTTCATAAAGTTTTTGAACATATACGTGAACTGATTCATTTAGTTTATTTCGATCTAAATCTAACTGAAACTTATATCCACAATACTTCAAAAAACTTGTACATGTATAAATATCAATGGGTTCAAACAACATAATATCTGCTAGTTTGTAATTTGAAATAACAGGACATACTTCTAATTTATCAATATATCGAAATAGTATTTGTTTAAAACTATTCTCCAATTCCATTCTACTATAATCAAGAGGTGCATTCCATTCTAGATTTCCGATAAATTCCTGTGTGATTTTTTGTTGATTATTAAAAAAATAGTTATTAGCAAATACTGAATCAGCTAGAAAATACTTAGATTCAGTATGCACGATTATCTTAATCTTTTCAGCAAATTTATCTAAAACTTTTTTTAAAATCATCTGTTCTTTAGCACTTAAATACGCTTCAGGAAACCTATAAATTAAAATAGATTGACCATGACTTAAAGTATGGGTTTCTTGAAAAATAACTGGTAACAAACATTCTAATTGATGAATATTTTTTTTATAATCAATATCCTTAAGATGGGATAATTCTAAAAAGTCTATTTCAATTAATTTTATAAATAAATCATGTGTGAACTTCTTTGATTTCAATGGCAAATCAAAACTAGTCAATTTTAATAAATCTTCTACTAACGAATTTATCGTTGCAAGATACCCCTCTGATTCTATATTATTTAATAACTTACGTTTTATGTGATTTTTCACTAGAGATTTACTACCAAGTTTTTGTTCTTCTATAACATCTTGATTAGAAATCAAAAAAGCTTGATATGCTTTTGTTGATAACTTTTCTCCTGCATTTAATTGATCATAAATTGAAACTGTATCTTTCACTTTACTTCGAGGTTGAAAATATTCAAATATAGCAGATAATATAGACTCTTCTTTTGTGTTATGGACATCATATACTACACAATAATTTGATATATTCATATCTACACGTTTTTCATGATCAATTTGAACCGTCCATTTTTCATTCATTCAATCTACTCCTAAAAAATTATTGTTCGATTATCTCCTAATATTTCAAAACTTTTTTCCTCTTCCCCAACTAAAATCATCATTTTTTCATATTGTTTCTCAGTAATAATCAAAGCTCTCACATGTCCATTTTTAGGTAAAAATCTTTTGATTGACTTAATAGAATATTGAGCTGCTTCTTTATTTAAACATGATTTCATATAAATAGAATATTGAAGCATTAAAAAACCATTTTGAATTAATTCCTTGCGAAATGTCGTATAAGCCCTTACTTGTTCTTTTGTTTCAACAGGTAAATCAAACATTATTAAAACTCTCACAAATCTATAACTCATAAAACTTAATTTTCATAAGACTTGGCATCTTTATTTGTTGTTTTCCACCTGTTTCAAAAAACTCAAAAAGGGACTGTATCATAATTTCAATCGCTCGAATTACTGTTTGCTGTTTTCCATCAATTAATATTTTTGTATGAAGTAAATTAATTAATTTAACTCTATAATCTTTTGTTAAAAATATTTCAGGAGGCTTAGATGAGACAAAATAATCAACAATAGGTCTAAATGGTTCAATGATATCTGACGCTAAATTAAAATGATTTCTCTCCCCTTTATGATAAATGCCCAGCGCTGGAATTAATCCTTTTGCAACAATAGTTCGAGCAATAGCTGCATTAAAAATAGCATAACCATAATTTAAAGCAGCATTCTCTACTAAGTTTGGATTACTTCGTACAAAGTCACCATCAAAAATACTATTAAAATAAATCCTTGCAGCTTGTCCTTCAATATTCGTCTGATCATTAATAGTGATATTTTTACCCAGTTCAACCATTTTATCTAAACGATGATTGCTCGTCCCTATTTTTTTCATACATTCGATTTGATTTTTTATTTTATAACGGATTATAGATTGCCAAGCTGTTCCTTTTAAATCTTCTTCCCAGGATAGCTGTTTTACCATTTGCTTATATTGACCAAAATGACCTGATACAGGTTGAATAATACATTCAGGAAGATGTTGTTGATTACATAAAATTACAAGAATATTGTTACGGGATAATTCAACTAATAATCTAGTTGTTAGGTTTGCTGTTAAATCTTCCACGACAACTGCAAAAATATCCGAAAGGGGAATTTTTATTTCCAAATCCCCCTTCTTTACCTTTAAGCTATGCAAATGAAGAGATAGTTTATCGACTTCACTTGCATATATAATACGCCAACTCATCGTACACCTCTCATGGACTTTTTTGGATACGAAAATATTAATTTTTCATTTGTTACTTTATAACGATTTCCTAATACATCCGTTGCAAATTTCTCGAACTGTATGATGTTTTTACTAATTGATTTTCGTAACTGCTTATTTTTAAGATTATTTAACTCTGCAAAATTTTTATAATTTTGATTTATCCAATTACATTCTATCCGATTAGTTTTATCATGATTTACACCTATAAATAGAAATTCTTCATTATCTAGTTCAAAAATATCATACTTATTTAAACTAAATAGAAAATTTGACTTATTATTTATTTTCTTCTTTTTTAATTTCTCTTCATATATTTTTTTGCAAATCTCATAATTATCTCCTTTTTCTTTTAAATCATTAAAACGAACAGTCACAAATTTATAGATGCCATCTTCCTTATATACATCCATTCGAAATGGCTTTATAGATAAATTAACAACTCTTTTCTTAGAATTATGAAATTTATGCGTGATATCTTTATGCTCACCTAATTTTCCACTATAATATTTTACCGATAGAATTGGGGGACCGTTATCTTTTTTACTATACTTCGTTACAAATTCACCTGTTTCTTCTTTATATTTGTACAAAGGATTCTTAGCATCCCCATATTGCTCCATGATACTTTTTATTTTTTCATAAGTTTGTCTATCGTTATGATACATTAGAAGCTTTTTTGGACTCTTTCTAATCTTATTAACCAAATCTGTATTATCCTTAGCATAAATATCTTTAATTTTTTTAATAACATATTCATTGTTATCGACCGTTCTAGTTGAACAAATAGTATCGTTCATCAATTGTCTATTTGGCTTCTGGTCCACTCGATGAGAATACTTATAATTTTGATATTTTTTTATAGTAGCCACTTTTTCATATTTATCAATGAATGTTTTAGTAAAATCATCTTCACTTAAAATTTCGCCTGTTTCTTTATTAACAATATGAGGATCAGATAATATTAGATTTTGTTTTGCTAATACTTCCTTTTTACTAAATAAGTATCCCGCCATTGCAATAATTAATGCATCTTCTGCATGGTGTTTATAATCTATATTACGATCTTTTTTAAATCTCCATAATTTTCGTAAATAATGAGTAAATGATCCGTTAATGGACTTAATTTTTACATTTTTATTATTTTCAGAAAAAAAGGTCTTTAATAAGTTCATTAATTCTCGTGTTACATATCTTGTATCAACAAGATTACGATTAATAAATTCTTTTTGAACTTCAAACTTATTGATATCACGTTCTTCAAGCAAATACTCTCGTTTTTTTCTTGACATCTTATCAGATGATTTTGCTAATTGTAAAACATGTTGTTTAAACTTATCATAAGATACTCCATCTATTTTTCGATTCATGTATTGATAAGGAGTTAAATTTCCTTTTTTCTGATTTTCTATATACTTTACAAGTACCTTATTATTTATTGAATCATCAAATGAAATAGAGCGTGGAATAATATGATCAATTTCATAATGATTAGGATTTAAAAACAAATCATTTAAAGGAATTGGTGTTAAAGAATACATACAATGACCATCTTGCAAATGCCATAATTTAATCATTTCAAATAATCCTTTGGTATCATATACGCCTAGTTGTTCTATCTTTTCTTTTACCTCTTCGTTCATTGCTGCATTCTTTCTATTTAATTTTGATAAAAATTTCTTTCGATCTTCACTATTTCTCTCACGTGCTAATTCAATCACAATCTCAGATGGTTCACCATAACGTTTGATGATTGCATTAACAATTCTAATAGATTGTGTAAATGCACGTTTTACAACAGGAGATAATATCCACTCATCTACTATTGATACTGGAATTTGATTTCTTCCTTTAAGTGATATGCGTTTTGGTTTCAATTTCATTTCAGATAAAATTTGCATATGATTCTTTGTGGTCGACCACAATTCAGGTAGTAAAAGATAAATTAACTTCAAAGATAAACTATGTGTAGACGTGAATCTTAATTCTGAAATTTCCGATATTTCGGACGTTGTTAATTCAGGAATTTCCTGTTTTAAACGCTCTCTTTTTTCTGATGGTGTTTGCATAACAGTTAAAATCCGTGCCATTTGGTCTAATATTTTATCATTTTCAATTATTTCATGACGTTGCGTAATAGTCTTAATACTATGATAAAAATCAAAAGAAGTAAATATAGGTTCTCCCTTGGCATTAACTCTATAACCTTTGATATCTTCGAAATTCACTCCAACTTCTTTTGCAATCTGCTTTAGCGTGGGCTTTTTTCGAATTTTAAAAACCTTTTCTATTAATCGTCTTTTTTCCTCTGCTGATAATTTGGTATTTTCTTCTCGCATAATCACTATATTATTTAAATCATTTAGTGCATTGAATAATTGTGCAGAGTAGCTGGCCTTAACAGCTCTCAATTCTTCAGGAAAATAGCTACATTTCCCCATTAACTGTTCGTACCATTTTCGAGGGTCACCACCCCATCCATACTCACTACCTTCTCCTGGGCCTTCAAAATATTCACG includes:
- the cas1 gene encoding type II CRISPR-associated endonuclease Cas1, with product MSWRIIYASEVDKLSLHLHSLKVKKGDLEIKIPLSDIFAVVVEDLTANLTTRLLVELSRNNILVILCNQQHLPECIIQPVSGHFGQYKQMVKQLSWEEDLKGTAWQSIIRYKIKNQIECMKKIGTSNHRLDKMVELGKNITINDQTNIEGQAARIYFNSIFDGDFVRSNPNLVENAALNYGYAIFNAAIARTIVAKGLIPALGIYHKGERNHFNLASDIIEPFRPIVDYFVSSKPPEIFLTKDYRVKLINLLHTKILIDGKQQTVIRAIEIMIQSLFEFFETGGKQQIKMPSLMKIKFYEL
- the cas9 gene encoding type II CRISPR RNA-guided endonuclease Cas9 (Cas9, originally named Csn1, is the large, multifunctional signature protein of type II CRISPR/Cas systems. It is well known even to general audiences because its RNA-guided endonuclease activity has made it a popular tool for custom editing of eukaryotic genomes.), with the protein product MLENYILGLDIGIGSVGYGLIDENQNIIDAGVRLFPEADVNNNNGRREKRGARRLKRRKQHRVARVKHLLVKNRIMAEDAQPISNKPYEIRVKGLSKELTDEELAIALIHIAKRRGIHNVETTLDEQKDDNELSTKEQISKNEKLLRNKFVCELQLQRLTRNKENEIPYKVRGYQNRFKTSDYIKEVQQILNTQRQYNKKITDEFIERYIELIKKRREYFEGPGEGSEYGWGGDPRKWYEQLMGKCSYFPEELRAVKASYSAQLFNALNDLNNIVIMREENTKLSAEEKRRLIEKVFKIRKKPTLKQIAKEVGVNFEDIKGYRVNAKGEPIFTSFDFYHSIKTITQRHEIIENDKILDQMARILTVMQTPSEKRERLKQEIPELTTSEISEISELRFTSTHSLSLKLIYLLLPELWSTTKNHMQILSEMKLKPKRISLKGRNQIPVSIVDEWILSPVVKRAFTQSIRIVNAIIKRYGEPSEIVIELARERNSEDRKKFLSKLNRKNAAMNEEVKEKIEQLGVYDTKGLFEMIKLWHLQDGHCMYSLTPIPLNDLFLNPNHYEIDHIIPRSISFDDSINNKVLVKYIENQKKGNLTPYQYMNRKIDGVSYDKFKQHVLQLAKSSDKMSRKKREYLLEERDINKFEVQKEFINRNLVDTRYVTRELMNLLKTFFSENNKNVKIKSINGSFTHYLRKLWRFKKDRNIDYKHHAEDALIIAMAGYLFSKKEVLAKQNLILSDPHIVNKETGEILSEDDFTKTFIDKYEKVATIKKYQNYKYSHRVDQKPNRQLMNDTICSTRTVDNNEYVIKKIKDIYAKDNTDLVNKIRKSPKKLLMYHNDRQTYEKIKSIMEQYGDAKNPLYKYKEETGEFVTKYSKKDNGPPILSVKYYSGKLGEHKDITHKFHNSKKRVVNLSIKPFRMDVYKEDGIYKFVTVRFNDLKEKGDNYEICKKIYEEKLKKKKINNKSNFLFSLNKYDIFELDNEEFLFIGVNHDKTNRIECNWINQNYKNFAELNNLKNKQLRKSISKNIIQFEKFATDVLGNRYKVTNEKLIFSYPKKSMRGVR
- the cas2 gene encoding CRISPR-associated endonuclease Cas2, encoding MRVLIMFDLPVETKEQVRAYTTFRKELIQNGFLMLQYSIYMKSCLNKEAAQYSIKSIKRFLPKNGHVRALIITEKQYEKMMILVGEEEKSFEILGDNRTIIF